In Sorghum bicolor cultivar BTx623 chromosome 10, Sorghum_bicolor_NCBIv3, whole genome shotgun sequence, one genomic interval encodes:
- the LOC8078284 gene encoding putative receptor-like protein kinase At4g00960 produces MHAAASSVASSGKKRRRFCRRRSMASSVGHIGGHHRRLLDTAGPPAAPPGKAAVNRSSSSPDTTRIMVGVLVTVIFCTLLYCIYCWRWRKRNAIRRSLIQRLGPRSSSDLPLIDLTSILAATENFAEAKKLGEGGFGPVYRGVLSGGSEVAVKRLSARSRQGAAEFRNEVELIAKLQHRNLVRMLGWCAERDEKLLVYEYLPNGSLDAFIFDRRKRVQLGWSTRYNVILGIARGLLYLHEDSLLKIVHRDLKASNVLLDDKMNPKISDFGMAKIFEESGTGINMIGRVVGTYGYMAPELALEGVFSVKSDVFSFGVLLLEILSGQRNGALYLEEHDQSLIRGAWKLWIQDAAAEFMDPSLGRSYSRDEAWRCYHVGLLCVQGNPEVRPTMSSVLLMLISDHMELPAPDKPPLFTRHSSIPFPAMPLSIRIESRVSPPHSINDVTITAIKPR; encoded by the exons ATGCACGCAGCAGCTAGCTCGGTAGCTTCATCcgggaagaagagaagaaggttCTGCCGGAGGAGAAGCATGGCGTCCTCGGTGGGTCATATAGGCGGCCATCACCGTCGGCTGTTGGACACGGCAGGCCCGCCGGCAGCACCGCCAGGGAAAGCAGCGGTCAACAGGTCGAGCTCAAGCCCGGACACAACACGGATAATGGTGGGCGTGCTGGTAACGGTCATCTTCTGCACGCTGCTCTACTGCATCTACTGCTGGAGATGGCGGAAGCGTAACG CCATCAGGAGGTCGCTGATTCAGAGGCTCGGGCCGCGGTCGAGCTCGGACTTGCCGCTCATTGACCTCACCTCCATCCTAGCGGCCACTGAGAATTTCGCCGAGGCCAAAAAGCTCGGCGAGGGAGGGTTCGGACCAGTCTACAGA GGCGTGCTGAGCGGCGGCTCAGAGGTCGCCGTCAAGCGTTTGTCCGCGCGGTCGCGGCAGGGTGCGGCGGAGTTCCGGAACGAGGTGGAGCTGATTGCCAAGCTGCAGCACCGCAACCTGGTGCGCATGCTGGGCTGGTGTGCCGAGCGCGACGAGAAGCTACTTGTCTACGAGTACCTCCCCAACGGCAGCCTCGACGCCTTCATCTTCG ATCGGAGAAAGAGAGTGCAGTTGGGCTGGAGCACACGCTACAACGTCATCCTTGGCATCGCTCGTGGCCTCCTCTACCTCCACGAGGATTCCCTCCTCAAGATCGTCCACCGGGACCTCAAGGCCAGCAATGTGCTCCTTGACGACAAGATGAACCCCAAGATCTCCGACTTTGGCATGGCCAAGATCTTCGAGGAGTCAGGTACTGGCATCAACATGATCGGACGCGTCGTTGGAACCTA TGGGTACATGGCGCCCGAGCTCGCGTTGGAGGGCGTGTTCTCAGTGAAGTCTGACGTCTTTAGCTTCGGAGTGCTCCTCCTAGAGATCCTAAGCGGGCAGCGGAATGGTGCACTATACCTTGAGGAGCACGACCAATCTCTCATCCGAGGC GCATGGAAGCTGTGGATCCAAGACGCTGCGGCCGAGTTCATGGACCCGTCTCTTGGCCGATCCTACTCAAGGGACGAGGCGTGGCGGTGCTACCACGTCGGCCTGCTCTGCGTGCAGGGAAACCCCGAGGTCCGTCCCACCATGTCCAGTGTCCTCCTCATGCTCATCAGCGACCATATGGAGCTCCCAGCACCAGACAAGCCACCGTTGTTCACAAGGCACAGTAGCATACCGTTCCCGGCAATGCCACTCTCAATCAGGATAGAGTCAAGGGTGTCTCCTCCTCATTCCATCAATGATGTCACCATCACTGCAATCAAACCGCGATGA